The Streptomyces camelliae genome window below encodes:
- a CDS encoding helix-turn-helix domain-containing protein — MGTPLGDFVRAKRDSIQPQTLGLPERGRRRSPGLRRLDLAARAGISVEYLTRIEQGRDRNPSVSVLNCLADALSLDAAERGHLRYLAKITGGACPSHTRPAPPRRDVRPALLDTLRLLEPGIAVVTNRLGDILARTSGYELLTDGTGLLDSDTPNLTRYVFTDPRARTFFTDWSEVADEQAFDLWLGPSIENAEWLSTELAPVAGPEFTRRLNLHVVPQRGVLRLNHPSGHELRLTRETLDVTADAQQLVVYLPADERTAEAIAELRGYGRGERGARARGGLRAIS; from the coding sequence ATGGGTACACCACTGGGGGACTTCGTCCGGGCCAAGCGGGACAGCATCCAGCCGCAGACACTGGGACTGCCGGAGCGCGGCCGCCGCCGCTCACCGGGGCTGCGCCGGCTCGACCTGGCCGCACGCGCCGGCATCAGCGTCGAGTACCTGACCCGCATCGAACAGGGCCGCGACCGCAACCCCTCGGTGTCCGTGCTCAACTGCCTCGCCGACGCGCTCAGTCTGGACGCGGCCGAGCGCGGTCATCTGCGCTACCTCGCGAAGATCACCGGCGGCGCCTGCCCCAGCCACACCCGGCCGGCCCCGCCCCGCCGGGACGTCCGCCCCGCCCTGCTCGACACGCTCCGCCTGCTGGAACCGGGCATCGCCGTCGTGACCAACCGCCTCGGCGACATCCTCGCCCGCACCAGCGGCTACGAGCTGCTGACGGACGGCACCGGACTCCTCGACAGCGACACCCCGAACCTCACCCGGTACGTCTTCACCGACCCGCGCGCCCGCACCTTCTTCACCGACTGGTCCGAGGTCGCCGACGAGCAGGCCTTCGACCTGTGGCTCGGCCCGTCCATCGAGAACGCGGAGTGGCTCAGCACGGAACTGGCCCCGGTGGCGGGCCCGGAGTTCACGCGCCGCCTGAACCTGCACGTGGTGCCGCAGCGCGGGGTGCTGCGCCTGAACCACCCGTCGGGACACGAACTCCGGCTCACTCGCGAGACGCTGGACGTCACGGCGGACGCCCAGCAGCTTGTCGTGTACCTTCCGGCGGACGAGCGGACGGCCGAGGCGATCGCCGAACTCCGGGGGTACGGGCGCGGCGAACGCGGGGCGCGCGCGAGGGGTGGGCTCAGGGCGATCTCCTGA
- a CDS encoding sirohydrochlorin chelatase: MTTPPPALLIAGHGTRDEAGAEAFRDFVRELGRRHPELPVAGGFIELSPPPLGEAVAELVERGVRRFAAVPLMLVSAGHAKGDIPAALAREKERHPGISYAYGRPLGPHPALLGVLERRLDEALGSSGRSPEDRSDVTVLLVGRGSTDPDANAEVYKAARLLWEGRGYAGVETAFVSLAAPDVPSGLDRCVRLGAKRIVVLPYFLFTGILPDRVRQQTEGWAAAHPEVEVRSAEVIGPEPELLDLVMERYAEAVEGDLRMNCDSCVYRIALPGFEDKVGLPQQPHFHPDDDGHHGHGHGHGQHHHGGHTHSHAH, encoded by the coding sequence GTGACCACCCCGCCGCCCGCCCTGCTCATCGCCGGTCACGGCACCCGGGACGAGGCCGGAGCCGAGGCGTTCCGCGACTTCGTCCGGGAGCTGGGCCGCCGCCACCCCGAACTGCCCGTCGCGGGCGGCTTCATCGAGCTGTCCCCGCCGCCGCTCGGCGAGGCCGTCGCCGAGCTGGTCGAGCGGGGTGTACGACGGTTCGCGGCGGTGCCGCTGATGCTGGTGTCCGCCGGGCACGCCAAGGGTGACATCCCGGCCGCGCTGGCCCGCGAGAAGGAACGGCACCCGGGGATCTCGTACGCCTACGGCCGTCCGCTGGGCCCGCACCCGGCGCTGCTGGGCGTGCTGGAGCGGCGGCTGGACGAGGCGCTGGGCTCCTCCGGGCGGAGCCCCGAGGACCGGTCGGACGTGACCGTGCTGCTGGTCGGGCGCGGCTCGACCGACCCGGACGCCAACGCCGAGGTGTACAAGGCGGCCCGGCTGCTGTGGGAGGGGCGCGGGTACGCCGGTGTGGAGACGGCGTTCGTGTCGCTGGCGGCGCCGGACGTGCCGAGCGGGCTGGACCGGTGCGTGCGGCTGGGGGCGAAGCGGATCGTCGTACTCCCCTACTTCCTGTTCACCGGGATCCTGCCGGACCGGGTGCGGCAGCAGACCGAGGGCTGGGCGGCCGCGCACCCGGAGGTCGAGGTGCGCTCCGCCGAGGTCATCGGGCCCGAGCCGGAGCTGCTGGACCTGGTGATGGAGCGGTACGCGGAGGCGGTCGAGGGCGATCTGCGGATGAACTGCGACTCGTGCGTGTACCGGATCGCGCTGCCGGGCTTCGAGGACAAGGTGGGTCTGCCGCAACAGCCGCACTTCCACCCGGACGACGACGGGCACCACGGCCATGGACACGGGCACGGGCAGCACCATCACGGGGGGCACACGCACAGCCATGCACACTGA
- a CDS encoding NADPH-dependent FMN reductase, protein MENTNTHKLLIIVGSVREGRFGPVVGSWVAEQARTHGGFEVDVVDLADIDIPLALPAESPKFAGDAYPRPAGMARLTSALAEADAFIVVTPEYNHSYPASLKAAIDWHFTQWTAKPVAFVSYGGAAGGRHAVLHLENVLTELHAVTIRDGLAFPNYFTAWQDGRPLDETAAGFAKTLLDQLSWWAATLRAGRETAPYPA, encoded by the coding sequence ATGGAGAACACGAACACGCACAAGCTGCTGATCATCGTCGGAAGCGTTCGGGAGGGCCGGTTCGGGCCGGTCGTCGGGTCGTGGGTGGCGGAACAGGCCCGCACGCACGGGGGGTTCGAGGTCGACGTGGTCGATCTGGCCGACATCGACATCCCGTTGGCGCTGCCGGCCGAGTCGCCGAAGTTCGCGGGGGACGCCTACCCGCGGCCGGCCGGGATGGCCCGGCTGACGTCGGCGCTGGCCGAGGCCGACGCGTTCATCGTCGTCACGCCCGAGTACAACCACAGCTACCCCGCCTCCCTGAAGGCCGCGATCGACTGGCACTTCACCCAGTGGACGGCGAAGCCGGTCGCCTTCGTCAGCTACGGCGGCGCGGCCGGCGGCCGGCACGCGGTGCTGCACCTGGAGAACGTGCTGACGGAGCTGCACGCGGTGACCATCCGGGACGGGCTCGCCTTCCCGAACTACTTCACCGCCTGGCAGGACGGCCGCCCCCTGGACGAGACGGCCGCCGGTTTCGCGAAGACCCTGCTCGACCAGCTGTCCTGGTGGGCGGCGACGCTGCGGGCGGGCCGGGAGACCGCTCCCTACCCGGCGTGA
- the cobC gene encoding Rv2231c family pyridoxal phosphate-dependent protein CobC → MHTEDSRHDLRHHGDAEVRDDGSALVDLAVNVRADTPPAWLRERIAESLGSLAAYPDGRAARAAVAARHGLPVERVLLTAGAAEAFVLLARALKVRQPVVVHPQFTEPEAALRDAGHTVDRVLLREADGFRLDPAAVPEEADLVVIGNPTNPTSVLHPADTITRLARHGRTLVVDEAFMDAVPGERETLAGRTDVPGLVVLRSLTKTWGLAGLRIGYVLAAPETIGSLEQAQPLWPVSTPALAATEACMTPRALAEAGHAAHRIAADRAHLVAGLSAFADRGVSVAGPAEGSFVLVRMPGAAGVRRRLRELGYAVRRGDTFPGLGEEWVRVAVRDRGTVNGFLSALSVALP, encoded by the coding sequence ATGCACACTGAGGACAGCAGGCACGATCTGCGGCATCACGGCGACGCCGAGGTCCGTGACGACGGCTCGGCGCTGGTGGACCTCGCCGTCAACGTCCGCGCGGACACTCCCCCGGCGTGGCTGCGGGAACGCATCGCCGAGTCGCTGGGCTCGCTCGCGGCCTACCCGGACGGGCGGGCCGCGCGGGCGGCGGTGGCGGCGCGGCACGGCCTGCCGGTGGAGCGGGTGCTGCTGACGGCCGGGGCGGCGGAGGCGTTCGTGCTGCTGGCGCGCGCGCTGAAGGTACGGCAACCCGTCGTCGTGCACCCGCAGTTCACCGAGCCGGAGGCCGCGCTGCGGGACGCGGGGCACACCGTGGACCGGGTGCTGCTGCGGGAGGCGGACGGGTTCCGGCTGGATCCGGCGGCGGTGCCGGAGGAGGCCGACCTCGTGGTGATCGGGAACCCGACCAACCCCACGTCGGTCCTGCATCCGGCGGACACGATCACCCGGCTCGCCCGTCATGGGCGGACGCTGGTGGTGGACGAGGCGTTCATGGACGCGGTGCCGGGCGAGCGGGAGACGCTGGCCGGGCGGACCGACGTACCGGGTCTGGTGGTGCTGCGCAGCCTGACCAAGACCTGGGGGCTGGCCGGGCTGCGGATCGGGTATGTGCTGGCCGCGCCGGAGACCATCGGGTCGCTGGAGCAGGCCCAGCCGCTGTGGCCGGTGTCCACGCCGGCGCTGGCCGCGACCGAGGCGTGTATGACGCCCCGGGCGCTGGCGGAGGCGGGGCATGCGGCGCACCGGATCGCGGCGGACCGGGCGCATCTGGTGGCGGGGCTCTCCGCTTTCGCCGACCGGGGTGTCTCGGTGGCCGGTCCGGCGGAGGGGTCGTTCGTGCTGGTCCGGATGCCGGGGGCGGCCGGGGTACGACGCCGGTTGCGTGAGCTCGGCTACGCCGTGCGCCGGGGTGACACGTTTCCGGGGCTCGGCGAGGAATGGGTACGGGTGGCTGTGCGGGACCGGGGCACGGTGAACGGGTTCCTTTCGGCACTGTCCGTCGCGCTGCCGTAG